From the Erythrolamprus reginae isolate rEryReg1 chromosome Z, rEryReg1.hap1, whole genome shotgun sequence genome, one window contains:
- the LOC139175720 gene encoding olfactory receptor 14A16-like, translated as MNNQTTVSYFLLLEFSKKWHLQILHFFLFIVLYLSTIIANLLIISAVATDNRLHSPMYWFLMNLAVQDLGSVSVIVPKSIVNSLMDTRHISYLGCVVQVFLFVSFTASDLSLLTVMAYDRYVAICNPLHYEMVMNWKACTEIIILAWIISLFYGTLHTTGTFSILFCSNVINQFFCEIPQLLKLSCSDFNPFELGIVVASVIAGLGCFTFIIISYAMIFKAVLKIPSEQGRQKALSTCFPHLTVVLIFLLTGFFAYLRPPSNTPSYLDFGLSVLYSLLPPLFNPIIYSMRNKNIKFVLSKLLRF; from the coding sequence ATGAATAATCAAACCACAGTGTCTTACTTTTTGCTCCTGGAATTCTCAAAAAAATGGCATTTGCagattttacatttctttttattcattgtattatatttgtcaaCTATAATAGCAAATCTTCTCATCATCTCAGCGGTAGCTACAGATAATCGACTGCATAGCCCCATGTACTGGTTTCTGATGAATTTGGCTGTGCAGGACCTGGGTTCAGTTTCTGTTATTGTTCCAAAATCCATAGTGAATTCCCTTATGGACACCAGACACATCTCTTACTTAGGATGTGTGGTTCAAGTATTTCTCTTTGTTTCATTTACAGCTTCTGATTTATCCCTCCTGACAGTCATGGCATATGATAGGTATGTTGCCATTTGCAATCCATTGCACTATGAGATGGTGATGAATTGGAAAGCCTGCACTGAAATAATAATTTTAGCGTGGATTATCAGTCTTTTCTATGGGACATTGCACACAACTGGTACTTTTTCAATCCTTTTTTGTTCTAATGTTATCAACCAATTTTTCTGTGAAATTCCGCAATTGCTGAAGTTATCCTGCTCTGATTTCAATCCATTTGAGCTTGGAATTGTTGTGGCCAGTGTCATTGCTGGACTAGgttgttttacttttattatcATATCATATGCCATGATTTTCAAGGCGGTGCTAAAAATCCCTTCTGAACAAGGGAGGCAAAAAGCCTTATCAACATGTTTTCCTCATCTTACAGtagtgcttatatttttattaactGGATTTTTTGCCTATTTGAGACCTCCCTCTAACACCCCATCTTACTTAGATTTTGGGTTAAGTGTTCTATATTCCCTTCTTCCACCCCTGTTCAATCCAATCATCTACAGCATGAGAAATAAGAATATTAAATTTGTCCTTTCTAAACTCTTGAGGttctaa